The following proteins come from a genomic window of Leishmania major strain Friedlin complete genome, chromosome 1:
- a CDS encoding putative protein kinase (previous protein_id=AAC24682.2): MSLPSMSMHWSEGDNGGGSLGGSRRSFSKGSIYRHHFLSLDHSSTAGSAIGFSRAATHDRRATGTSAGFEWLQPWRTPQDCGEGGVALLYSMQEVLENVRRARKTSLSELYHVRAAGSPAASTTSLCRPQHLCPPRAATSGSSDDAEGRCGSVNQKNSCSAAGSRTSSVDRRRQRDRGERNLSFGKGARSASGDSVQGIEPATEVEEGAFSPPLQTTTAAARTAAAPLATPPRSFASAAPVPPIVPVIPYFAEVTTEQELIYRLQQLQPQPHPRSEHARRRRRALANSDDDDDDDDDPARSPHHPDASCPSGGCDQTARPGDSRHRPGRSVEWSGSDSNGDEPEARAQRCNASGVSADDDDADTSDVHHGKDEERDEEEHRLSETDFGEGGHLACVPGDTLHQRYTLLKALGVGRSSRVWLAVDLEQCSLARCQLIRELGEREVRRLFRTSERPMFVAIKVFRCDPVYADCAMYELKLSALIHENVMTRQQQEQEQQRWPPARASHSASLPSSLIAVPAACDDPGGDLQESSDGGENSTSRGRDGAAGRTRADSASSTPGSGSVSAEVASPASTSAMAFSRRLTTVRDAFTIEGAFGTHQCLVMDVLGAGVDRAINEAHLNGFPSAVARSIMQSSLQGLVLLAACHLVHTDMKPENLFFTNLEADVAEEMLTFQSAQLRASQRQTLCSSFTHRSTATSVMTERQEVAAHEQQHHGDGGTAEHTGVGQRSPFSAPPLPDYTHVKGAAADLHTVHAANAADVGASGDRVASSVTNLSAVAVGHETLHSSQDSSAQVSCQPSFARTPTRRRSAYDVRLSGLGLSLVVPPCLRLGVRVLTNYAAHAADGGGMTADELVRQDPLAQLHWLCAQQQARLLRLPGNDDDDDLGSVAERWRLAGTCAPAASPPPPTLDIGMSEDFIDEAELRALGLQELPKSDADGGRCAAGMAADEYVEADVTDFVCVPAVGEPAAHHRATVTTAGVGIEDGTTLPPATLRTASAATRAGGGRRTPLAAAKRRLFPPCFHEGLATPRDPATVPTRCEGVAAASPTDSSSSGAAPPAGAAAAATVLRRLECEVVRHQNYRRGVVVQSREYRAPEVLLGNFVLPACDIWSMGCIAYELVSGRFLIDCIVDRERFATALSWQQQQRHGRKGCHAPDDDSGGAHDAKDHSRDDDEDTQQRLNKWDGQPVYLEDTEQDLDVFHLKAIMRLIGPPPVSFLRQQPIGLFVDDFFDEHGDFCFWERGEAEEAGMRLADPYRQLELTYWAAASRVSGTSVAVGSAAGQQQNPPLPETVSGVTASLDTDPPGAPSAASVGQHAASAQARRDPQDTMNYPIRTPDWQDVQAILREKLGSAEEAADFEVFLLRCLQWDPARRATAAELLADKWLVKYSGVVADASESDVVAEKEGGGDSDGEVRRL; encoded by the coding sequence ATGTCGCTCCCGAGCATGTCCATGCACTGGAGCGAgggcgacaacggcggcggtagcttgggcggcagccgccgctccttctcGAAAGGCAGTATCTATCGCCACCACTTCCTCAGCCTcgaccacagcagcaccgctggcTCTGCCATCGGCTTCTCGCGGGCCGCAACGCACGACCGGCGTGCAACCGGAACGAGCGCTGGCTTTGAGTGGCTGCAGCCCTGGCGCACACCACAGGActgcggcgagggcggtgTGGCTCTCCTGTATAGTATGCAGGAGGTCTTGGAGAATGTGCGGcgggcgaggaagacgagCTTGAGTGAGCTCTACcacgtgcgcgccgccggcagcccggcggcgtcgacgacgagcTTGTGCCGTCCTCAGCACCTCTGCCCCCCGCGTGCAGCAaccagtggcagcagcgacgacgccgagggtcgctgcggcagcgttAACCAGAAGAACTCCTGCAGTGCAGCCGGCAGTCGCACGAGTAGTGTCGACCGGCGCCGTCAACGCGACCGCGGTGAGCGCAACTTGTCGTTCGGAAAGGGCGCGCGGAGCGCTAGCGGTGACAGCGTGCAGGGGATCGAGCCTGCGacagaggtggaggagggggcgttTTCGCCGCCCCTTCAAaccaccacggcggcagcgcggacagccgcggcgccactcgccacgccgccgcggtctTTCGCCTCAGCGGCTCCGGTGCCGCCGATAGTGCCGGTCATCCCGTACTTTGCGGAGGTGACGACGGAGCAGGAGCTGATCTATCGGCTTCAGCaactgcagccgcagccgcacccgcgcagcgagcacgcgcgGCGTAGGCGCCGCGCCTTGGCCAACtccgatgacgacgacgacgacgacgacgacccTGCACGCAGTCCCCACCACCCGGACGCGAGCTGCCCGAGCGGCGGGTGCGACCAGACGGCGCGTCCCGGGGACTCGCGGCATCGCCCGGGCAGGAGCGTCGagtggagcggcagcgacagcaacggAGATGAGCCGGAGGCCcgagcgcagcggtgcaaTGCTTCGGGCGTGTCAGCCGACGATGATGACGCGGACACATCCGACGTGCATCACGGCAAGGACGAGGAGCGAGACGAGGAGGAACATCGACTGAGCGAGACCGACTTTGGTGAAGGTGGCCACCTCGCCTGCGTGCCAGGTGACACGCTGCACCAGCGCTACACCCTTCTCAAGGCGCTTGGTGTcggtcgcagcagccgcgtgtGGCTCGCCGTCGATCTCGAACAATGCTCCTTGGCGCGTTGCCAGCTCATCCGCGAGCTCGGCGAACGCGAGGTGCGGCGCCTGTTCAGGACATCGGAGCGGCCAATGTTCGTCGCCATCAAGGTGTTTCGCTGCGATCCCGTGTACGCGGACTGCGCCATGTACGAGTTGAAACTCTCAGCGCTCATCCATGAGAACGTGAtgacgcggcagcagcaggagcaggagcaacAACGGTGGCCTCCCGCACGCGCGTCGCATTCTGCttcgctgccgtcctcgctgatcgccgtgccggcggcgtgcgaTGATCCCGGTGGTGATCTTCAGGAGagcagcgacggaggagAGAACAGCACGTCACGAGGCCGTGACGGAGCTGCgggccgcacacgcgcagactcggcctcctccacaccgggcagcggcagcgtcagcgctgAGGTGGCATCGCCTGCCTCGACCAGCGCCATGGCCTTCAGCAGGCGCCTCACGACGGTCCGCGACGCCTTCACCATCGAGGGGGCCTTTGGGACGCATCAATGCCTCGTCATGGACGTGCTTGGGGCTGGCGTCGACCGCGCGATCAACGAGGCGCACCTCAACGGCTTCCCTTCCGCTGTCGCACGCTCCATCATGCAGTCAAGCCTGCAGGGACTGGTGTTGCTCGCCGCCTGCCATCTTGTTCACACGGACATGAAGCCGGAGAACCTGTTCTTCACAAACCTCGAGGCCGACGTCGCGGAAGAGATGCTCACTTTCCAgtccgcgcagctgcgcgcgagTCAGCGCCAAAccctctgcagcagcttcacgcACCGGAGTACGGCAACATCGGTGATGACGGAGAGGCAAGAAGTGGCcgcgcacgagcagcagcaccatggcgacggcggcacagcgGAACATACTGGAGTTGGTCAACGCAGCCCCttctctgctcctccactGCCTGATTACACACACGTCAAGGGAGCGGCGGCTGACCTGCACACCGTCCACGCTGCCAACGCCGCCGATGTGGGTGCGTCAGGCGATCGCGTTGCCTCGTCAGTCACCAACCTtagcgccgtcgccgtcggccaTGAGAcgctgcacagcagccaagacagcagcgcccAGGTGTCCTGCCAGCCAAGcttcgcacgcacgccgacCCGGCGCCGGTCAGCGTACGATGTGCGCCTGTCTGGCCTTGGTCTGTCGCTTGTCGTTCCACCGTGCTTGCGACTcggggtgcgcgtgctcaCCAACTACGCCGCCCACGCtgccgacggtggcggcatgACGGCCGACGAGCTTGTGCGTCAGGATCCACTGGCGCAACTGCACTGGCtgtgcgcgcagcagcaggcgcgcctcTTGCGACTTCCaggcaacgacgacgacgacgacttGGGTAGCGTTGCGGAGCGGTGGAGACTCGCCGGAAcatgtgcgccagcagcgtctccaccaccaccgacgctGGATATCGGCATGAGTGAGGACTTCATCGACGAGGCAGAACTACGCGCACTGgggctgcaggagctgccaAAGAgcgacgccgatggcggcCGGTGTGCGGCGGGCATGGCGGCCGACGAATACGTAGAGGCGGACGTGACGGACTTCGTCTGTGTGCCAGCCGTGGGCGAACCAGCAGCACATCATCGGGCCACCGTCACCACGGCGGGCGTGGGGATAGAAGACGGgacaacgctgccgccggccaCATTGCGAACGGCGAGCGCTGCCACccgtgcaggaggtggccgACGAACACCGTTGGCCGCGGCGAAGCGAAGACTTTTCCCGCCGTGCTTCCATGAAGGCTTGGCCACTCCTCGGGACCCAGCAACGGTGCCGACCCGCTGCGagggcgtcgctgccgcctcccccacggacagcagcagcagcggcgccgcgccgccagcaggtgcggcggcggcggcaacagtgCTGCGACGCCTCGAGTGCGAGGTTGTTCGCCACCAGAActaccgccgcggcgtcgtcgtgcaGAGTCGTGAGTACCGCGCGccggaggtgctgctcggcAACTTTGTGCTGCCCGCGTGCGATATTTGGTCGATGGGCTGCATCGCCTACGAGCTGGTGAGTGGGCGCTTCCTCATCGACTGCATCGTGGACCGGGAGCGCttcgcgacggcgctgtcgtggcaacagcagcagcgacacggaAGGAAGGGGTGTCACGCCcccgacgacgacagcggcggcgcccatGATGCGAAGGACCACagccgcgacgacgacgaagatacgcagcagcgcctcaaCAAGTGGGATGGGCAGCCCGTCTACCTCGAGGACACGGAGCAGGACCTGGACGTGTTTCACCTAAAGGCAATTATGCGGCTTATCGGGCCACCGCCAGTGAGCTTCTTGCGTCAGCAGCCGATCGGGCTCTTCGTCGACGACTTCTTCGACGAGCACGGCGACTTCTGCTTCTGGGAACGTggcgaggccgaggaggccgGCATGCGTTTGGCAGACCCGTACCGCCAGCTGGAGCTGACGTACTGGGCGGCGGCAAGTCGGGTGTCCGGGACGAGCGTCGCTGTGGGTTCTGCCGCTGGTCAGCAGCAGAACCCGCCTCTGCCCGAAACCGTCAGCGGCGTGACTGCGTCGCTGGACACCGACCCCCCCGGCGCACCCTCCGCTGCCTCAGTAGGGCAGCACGCCGCATCGGCTCAAGCGCGGCGCGACCCACAGGATACGATGAACTACCCCATCAGGACACCAGACTGGCAAGATGTGCAGGCGATCCTGCGCGAGAAGCTCGGctccgcggaggaggcggcggactTCGAGGtgttcctcctccgctgtctCCAGTGGGacccggcgcggcgggccACGGCGGCCGAGCTTCTCGCCGACAAGTGGCTTGTCAAGTACAGCGGCGTCGTGGCGGACGCGAGTGAGAGCGATGTggtggcggagaaggagggcggtggcgactCCGACGGGGAAGTGCGGCGGCTGTAG
- a CDS encoding conserved hypothetical protein (previous protein_id=AAC24683.1) has product MMSARATASAGAAPRGSRRREPAYYYQSLSAVVDGDVRFGVGCVVLPHARIHVPRGYRLHVDPFCLFEDFAELICDGAADAADQRHVDEAPASPTATAAVALHIGSHNHFHSYARVRCAVATATLASLSSSAAAPPPTWRLMGSGNIFHAFASVQMMLSQPLSSPRGPPAPRLRHFFGDYNVVTTYSSVSLQQGASAAAPLADEGASSSIPSSPAAPRPAASGTFQHVIVFSGEAHTKGADASVARATGALCVPRFGARSVAELPVVIQRITDEAKAGPPPTAEMVGTAAMLERYISDVHPDLRSHEETRIVTEVEHACRCYIHQLLDDGGLQPVEVPC; this is encoded by the coding sequence ATGATGTCGGCGAGAGCAACGGCCTCCGCcggtgcggcaccgcgcggcTCCCGACGTCGGGAACCGGCCTACTACTATCAAAGTCTCTCCGCCGTCGTTGATGGTGACGTGCGGTTCGGCGTGGGCTGCGTAGTgctgccgcacgcgcgcattCATGTCCCACGCGGCTATCGCCTCCATGTTGACCCGTTCTGCCTCTTCGAGGACTTTGCCGAACTCatctgcgacggcgccgctgatgccgccGATCAGCGACACGTGGACGAAGCACCGGCCTCGCCaaccgcgacggcggcggtggcactgcACATTGGAAGTCACAACCACTTCCATTCCTACGctcgtgtgcgctgcgctgtcgcGACCGCCACCTTGGCGTCattgtcgtcgtcggcggcggcgccgccgccgacgtggcggttgatgggcagcggcaacatTTTCCATGCCTTCGCCTCCGTGCAGATGATGCTGTCGCAGCCCTTGTCGAGCCCGCGTgggccaccagcgccgcggctgcgacaCTTCTTTGGAGACTACAACGTCGTCACAACGTACAGCAGCGTCTCCCTGCAGCAGggcgcatcagcagcggcaccgctggcggACGAGGGCGCATCGTCGTCTAtcccctcctcgcccgcggcgccgcgcccgGCAGCATCCGGCACGTTCCAGCACGTCATCGTCTTCTCCGGTGAGGCGCACACCAAAGGGGCTGACGCATCCGTTGCCAGGGCGACGGGCGCCCTCTGTGTGCCTCGATTTGGCGCTCGCAGCGTCGCGGAGCTGCCAGTGGTGATCCAGCGCATCACCGACGAGGCGAAGGCGGGCCCACCGCCAACGGCGGAGATGGTGGGAACGGCAGCGATGCTGGAGCGCTATATCTCCGACGTGCACCCGGATCTGCGCTCGCACGAAGAGACGCGCATCGTCACGGAGGTGGAGCATGCGTGTCGCTGCTACATTCACCAGCTCCTCGACGATGGCGGACTACAGCCGGTCGAGGTGCCGTGCTGA